One region of Cyanobacterium stanieri LEGE 03274 genomic DNA includes:
- a CDS encoding EAL domain-containing protein, translated as MNNKKTKLNHILVVEELGIQRVFTLESEVYSVGRHSSSDIKLNSSPVSRHHGTLIRDDLGNNEYAYTLIDGDFKGHRSQNGILVNGKKIIRRRLQHGDQILFGGEEIKGVYYLESQEEVNRNTGPNDNWRVERNRTNTAREELQNTLILSEQNLSGNLQSDEIKRLASFPELSPHPIIEIDFQGKITYMNPSARLSFPDLSDDNQNNSNHPLMVDVEIPKDRTNSQLEQREVHAHDRHFEQYIHYLSKYNVIRSYIFDITERKISEEKLQYQAFHDSLTGIGNRDYFHRQLNNRLREVEEKNEHLAILFIDIDRFKNINDTLNHSTGDKLLESFSYRILSCLSTDCIFSRWGGDEFILGVPLGNDQNHTNTIDDTTQVIMDSLKNPFLIDNYTIYVTCSVGVAIYPRDGNTQEQLIKNADIALSRAKQMGKNNSQYYTTQLSEEQMLLFELETSLYDAIAHNQLYLNYQPQLNLDTNKIESAEALVRWKHPTLGVISPGKFIPLAEETGLIISIGEWVLKTACIQAKKWIESGYGLKTIAVNISVKQFRQENFVEIVKNILESVNLEPKYLELEVTESILMQDRGKTALIINELSELGVKFSLDDFGTGYSSLSYLKKFPFHTIKIDQSFIRDLTVNQQDRALIDAVITLGKGYNMQVVAEGVETEAQLRLLEKFNCDIIQGRWLSMPISDVEFTQFIINFALDNHAQKLG; from the coding sequence ATGAATAATAAGAAGACCAAATTAAATCATATTCTGGTGGTAGAAGAACTTGGTATTCAAAGAGTCTTTACCCTTGAATCAGAGGTCTATTCTGTGGGGAGACATTCTAGCAGCGATATAAAATTAAACTCTTCCCCTGTATCTCGTCACCATGGCACTCTAATTCGGGATGATTTAGGAAATAATGAATATGCTTATACTCTCATTGATGGAGATTTTAAAGGTCATAGAAGCCAGAATGGTATTTTAGTTAATGGAAAAAAAATAATTCGTCGTCGTCTCCAACATGGGGATCAGATTTTGTTTGGGGGGGAAGAAATTAAAGGGGTATATTATTTAGAATCCCAAGAAGAAGTTAACCGTAATACTGGGCCTAATGATAATTGGCGAGTGGAGAGAAATCGCACCAATACGGCCAGGGAGGAGTTACAAAACACCTTAATTCTTTCTGAACAAAATTTATCGGGTAATTTACAGAGTGATGAGATTAAAAGATTGGCTTCTTTTCCTGAGTTATCTCCCCATCCGATTATTGAGATCGATTTTCAGGGCAAGATTACTTATATGAATCCTTCGGCAAGGTTATCTTTTCCTGATCTATCTGATGATAATCAAAATAACTCTAATCATCCTTTGATGGTGGATGTTGAAATTCCCAAGGATAGGACTAATAGTCAGTTAGAACAAAGGGAGGTTCACGCCCACGATCGCCACTTTGAACAATACATCCATTATCTATCTAAATATAACGTAATTAGAAGTTATATTTTTGATATTACAGAACGGAAAATTTCGGAGGAAAAGTTACAATATCAAGCCTTCCACGATTCTTTGACGGGTATTGGTAATCGTGATTATTTTCACCGTCAACTTAATAATCGTCTTCGGGAAGTGGAGGAAAAAAATGAACATTTGGCGATATTATTCATTGATATAGATAGATTTAAGAATATCAACGATACTTTAAACCATTCCACAGGAGATAAATTATTAGAAAGTTTTTCCTATCGTATTCTTTCTTGTCTTTCCACCGACTGTATTTTCTCCCGCTGGGGGGGAGATGAATTTATTTTGGGTGTACCTTTGGGTAATGATCAGAATCATACCAACACCATTGATGATACTACCCAAGTAATTATGGATAGTCTCAAAAACCCATTTTTAATTGATAATTACACCATCTATGTTACCTGTAGTGTGGGGGTAGCTATTTATCCTCGGGATGGAAATACCCAAGAGCAATTAATTAAAAACGCTGATATTGCTTTATCTCGGGCGAAACAAATGGGTAAAAATAATTCCCAATATTATACGACTCAATTAAGCGAGGAACAAATGTTACTCTTTGAGTTGGAAACCAGTCTTTATGATGCGATCGCCCATAATCAACTATACTTAAATTATCAACCCCAATTAAACCTGGACACCAATAAAATAGAGAGTGCCGAAGCCCTTGTAAGATGGAAACATCCTACCCTTGGGGTAATCTCTCCAGGAAAATTTATCCCCCTGGCCGAAGAAACAGGATTAATTATTTCCATTGGGGAATGGGTATTAAAAACCGCCTGTATTCAAGCAAAAAAATGGATAGAATCAGGATACGGCTTAAAAACCATCGCCGTTAATATCTCCGTCAAACAATTTCGCCAAGAAAACTTTGTGGAAATAGTTAAAAACATCTTAGAAAGCGTTAACCTAGAACCAAAATATCTTGAATTAGAAGTAACCGAAAGCATTTTAATGCAAGATAGAGGAAAAACCGCCCTCATCATCAACGAATTATCAGAATTAGGGGTTAAATTTTCCCTCGATGATTTTGGCACAGGTTATTCATCCTTAAGTTATCTCAAAAAATTCCCCTTCCACACCATAAAAATTGACCAATCTTTTATCCGAGATTTAACCGTTAATCAACAAGATAGAGCCTTAATTGATGCAGTTATTACCCTTGGAAAAGGCTACAATATGCAAGTAGTGGCAGAAGGGGTAGAAACAGAAGCCCAACTAAGACTCCTAGAAAAATTTAACTGCGATATTATTCAAGGAAGATGGTTAAGTATGCCCATTTCTGATGTAGAATTTACCCAGTTTATTATCAACTTTGCCCTTGACAACCATGCTCAAAAATTGGGATAA
- a CDS encoding cation:proton antiporter gives MFKAFLFAETITEFDIDSLANNNSDVAGLVDALIILLLIATVVALVSRKLKIPYVVGLVLAGLIVTQGALPDFIGLNPDVILNLFLPILIFEAAINTDISRLKSTIKPIALLALPGVLIGSTITATFYQFSMGLPWITVAAMAVILTITDTVSVIVAFRTVSVPSRLATIVEGESLFNDAVALVLLNVLAGIHLQGSFSLGDGIIQILIAFLGGGLLGLGLGYLCVGLFQQLDDALSSILLTVAVSLLTFQIGQLLQVSSAIAVVIAGLVIGNSGFKKISATTELTLLNFWEYAGFGVNTFIFLLVGIVIEPKTLIATFPLALLAIIGYQIGRVLSIYPLLYLLKKLDRPIPLKWQHVLILGNVKGSLSMALAIGLPLTLPERTQVIAIVFSTVLISLVGQGLSLPWLVKKLQLSQPSPLKQEIEHLQLTLIASKAAQKELDILFQSGSLSRSLYEEIFASYQAKIAQGEKKLRDIYNQRSTTITEDKYINSLKRRLYLAEQGAVRDGVRKGILGEDLAQDYLSTLNEQLLSLKDDD, from the coding sequence ATGTTTAAAGCCTTTTTGTTTGCTGAAACTATCACAGAATTTGACATCGATTCATTGGCCAACAATAACTCAGACGTTGCGGGATTAGTAGATGCTTTAATCATTTTGTTACTCATTGCCACCGTTGTTGCCTTAGTCAGCAGAAAATTAAAAATTCCCTATGTGGTGGGCTTAGTCTTAGCAGGGTTAATTGTTACCCAAGGGGCATTACCAGATTTTATCGGTTTAAATCCTGATGTGATTCTTAATCTATTTTTGCCGATTCTCATTTTTGAGGCCGCCATTAACACTGATATTAGTCGTCTTAAAAGTACCATCAAACCCATTGCTTTATTGGCCTTACCCGGAGTGTTAATTGGTTCTACCATTACGGCTACTTTTTATCAATTTTCCATGGGTTTACCTTGGATTACGGTGGCGGCCATGGCGGTAATTTTAACCATTACGGATACTGTGTCTGTGATTGTGGCTTTTCGTACGGTATCTGTGCCATCTCGACTCGCTACCATTGTGGAGGGGGAAAGTTTGTTTAATGATGCTGTCGCCCTTGTATTATTAAATGTTCTTGCAGGAATACATCTTCAAGGTTCTTTTTCTCTCGGAGATGGTATCATTCAAATTTTAATCGCTTTTTTAGGGGGGGGTTTATTAGGTTTAGGGTTAGGTTATTTATGTGTGGGTTTATTCCAACAGTTAGATGATGCCCTCAGTAGTATTTTATTGACGGTGGCTGTTTCCCTACTAACCTTCCAAATAGGGCAGTTATTGCAGGTTTCAAGTGCGATCGCAGTTGTGATCGCAGGATTAGTTATTGGTAATTCAGGATTTAAAAAAATCTCTGCCACCACAGAATTAACATTGCTCAATTTTTGGGAATATGCAGGATTTGGGGTAAATACCTTTATTTTTCTCTTAGTAGGTATTGTCATCGAACCTAAAACCCTCATCGCCACGTTTCCCCTTGCCCTCCTTGCCATCATCGGTTATCAAATAGGTAGAGTATTATCCATTTATCCTCTTTTATACTTACTCAAAAAATTAGATCGCCCCATTCCCCTCAAGTGGCAACACGTACTTATTTTAGGCAATGTTAAAGGTTCATTATCCATGGCCCTGGCCATTGGTTTACCCCTTACCTTACCAGAAAGAACCCAAGTAATAGCCATTGTGTTTAGCACAGTATTAATATCTTTAGTGGGGCAGGGTTTAAGTTTACCTTGGTTGGTAAAAAAACTACAGCTTTCCCAACCTTCTCCCCTCAAGCAAGAAATAGAACATTTACAATTAACCCTAATTGCTTCTAAGGCAGCTCAAAAGGAATTAGATATTCTCTTTCAGTCAGGGAGTTTATCTCGCTCTTTATATGAAGAAATTTTCGCTAGTTATCAGGCAAAAATAGCCCAAGGGGAAAAAAAGTTAAGGGATATTTATAATCAACGCAGTACCACTATTACTGAAGATAAATATATTAATAGTTTAAAGAGGAGATTATATTTAGCCGAACAAGGTGCGGTAAGGGATGGGGTGCGTAAGGGAATTTTAGGGGAGGATTTAGCCCAAGACTATCTTTCTACTTTGAATGAACAGTTATTATCTCTTAAGGATGATGATTAG
- the rimM gene encoding ribosome maturation factor RimM (Essential for efficient processing of 16S rRNA) — protein MDIDDLIEIGTIVGASGLKGEVRVNITTDFPERFEKKGQRWLTINENSSPQAVEFVGARKVPGKNIYVVKLDHVNDRTQAENLKGAILSVHKGDRPHLEEDEYHVADLIGLEVYNQQDGENIGVVVDVFSAAHDILEVKLHKQPTIETTPPVNIEKISRISRRKKVKPKKTKELTVLIPFVAQIVPMVDIKNKKLEINPPLGLLDN, from the coding sequence TTGGATATTGATGATTTAATTGAGATTGGCACTATTGTAGGGGCTTCGGGATTAAAGGGAGAAGTGAGGGTAAATATTACGACGGATTTTCCTGAAAGATTTGAAAAAAAGGGGCAAAGATGGTTAACTATTAACGAAAATTCATCTCCTCAAGCAGTGGAATTTGTGGGAGCGAGAAAAGTTCCAGGTAAAAATATTTATGTGGTGAAGTTAGATCATGTTAACGATCGCACCCAGGCCGAAAACCTAAAAGGTGCTATATTATCTGTACATAAAGGCGATCGACCCCATTTAGAGGAAGACGAATATCATGTGGCGGATTTAATAGGTTTAGAAGTTTATAACCAACAAGATGGGGAAAATATCGGTGTTGTAGTTGATGTGTTTAGTGCTGCCCATGACATCCTAGAAGTAAAACTCCACAAACAACCTACCATAGAAACCACACCTCCCGTTAATATTGAAAAAATTAGTCGCATTTCTCGACGCAAAAAAGTAAAACCGAAAAAAACCAAAGAATTAACAGTTTTAATACCCTTCGTTGCCCAAATAGTTCCAATGGTGGACATTAAAAACAAGAAACTAGAAATCAATCCCCCCCTAGGTTTATTGGATAATTGA
- a CDS encoding DUF4382 domain-containing protein, whose amino-acid sequence MIKTSFPSIPKIFVLSAIALTITGCNPPQTNTPENNPPTPEVGFLQLTANGQNYIFQEIQTKDGWNINLNHVYITINNVIAHQTNPPYNASTENPLQAQESVNLIISPTTIDLMLGTMDNPAVLVTEVEAPPGDYNALSWQMYNNPESPPSLSLEGIAQKDNQQIPFTLQLPMDINYTCGDFVGDETKGILNPGETAEIEMTFNLNHIFGDARKDNNDAINLTALGFQPIANLANNQPLETNLENLKTNLTPEQYQTLENNILQLAQVGEGQCRYQL is encoded by the coding sequence ATGATTAAAACCTCCTTCCCATCTATCCCTAAAATATTTGTTCTAAGTGCGATCGCCCTTACCATAACAGGATGTAACCCCCCTCAAACCAACACCCCAGAAAACAACCCCCCAACCCCAGAAGTAGGCTTCCTACAACTAACCGCCAACGGACAAAACTATATTTTTCAAGAAATTCAAACCAAAGACGGTTGGAATATCAACCTAAATCATGTCTATATCACTATCAATAACGTCATCGCCCATCAAACCAACCCGCCCTACAACGCCTCCACAGAAAACCCCCTACAAGCCCAAGAATCAGTTAACCTCATCATCTCCCCCACCACCATCGACCTAATGTTAGGCACAATGGACAACCCCGCCGTATTAGTAACCGAAGTAGAAGCCCCCCCCGGAGACTATAACGCCCTATCGTGGCAAATGTACAACAATCCCGAATCTCCCCCTAGCTTAAGCCTTGAAGGCATAGCCCAAAAAGATAATCAACAAATTCCCTTCACCCTCCAATTACCCATGGACATTAACTACACCTGCGGTGACTTTGTCGGCGACGAAACCAAAGGTATCCTCAACCCAGGAGAAACCGCCGAAATAGAAATGACATTTAATCTAAACCATATCTTCGGTGACGCTAGGAAAGATAACAACGACGCGATAAATCTTACAGCCCTGGGATTTCAACCCATCGCCAACCTAGCCAACAATCAGCCCTTAGAAACCAACCTAGAAAACCTCAAAACCAACTTAACCCCCGAACAATATCAAACCCTAGAAAATAACATTCTTCAACTAGCACAAGTGGGAGAGGGACAATGTCGTTATCAACTATAA
- a CDS encoding glutamyl-tRNA reductase: protein MNIVVVGLSHKTAAVEVREKLSIPEAKIEESIQHLLSYPHIEEVAIISTCNRMEIYATVLETEQGVKEITQFLAEIGHISLPQLRRHLFILLHQDAIRHLMRVSAGLESLVLGEGQILAQVKTTHKLANKYKGMGRLLDRLFKQAISAGKRVRTETNIGTGAVSISSAAVELVDTKVDNLSDLKIAIIGAGKMSRLLVQHLASKGVSAISIVNRSASRAKELAKKFPQVNLAIHNLDEMMAVVETSDLVFTSTGATQPILTKENLSPLNITDSLMLVDISVPLNVSGDVEELDFIKSYNVDDLKAVVAQNHASRREMAREAEALLEEEIESFELWWQSLETVPTISCLRTKIEGIREQELEKALSRLGSEFGEKHQEVIEALTRGIVNKILHDPMVQLRAQQDIEARRKALHTLQTLFNLEISEQFS from the coding sequence ATGAATATTGTAGTAGTTGGTCTTTCCCACAAGACAGCCGCCGTAGAGGTAAGAGAAAAACTGAGTATTCCAGAAGCAAAAATTGAGGAATCCATACAACACCTGCTAAGTTACCCTCACATCGAAGAAGTAGCCATAATTAGCACCTGTAACCGTATGGAAATCTATGCAACGGTATTAGAAACAGAACAAGGAGTAAAAGAAATTACTCAATTCCTCGCCGAAATAGGACATATTTCCCTGCCCCAATTACGCCGCCATCTATTCATTTTGTTACACCAAGACGCCATCCGTCACCTTATGCGCGTGTCTGCAGGGTTAGAAAGTTTAGTCTTAGGAGAAGGACAAATCCTCGCCCAAGTCAAAACCACTCACAAACTAGCCAACAAATATAAAGGCATGGGCAGACTACTCGATAGACTCTTTAAACAAGCCATTAGCGCTGGTAAAAGGGTGCGTACAGAAACCAACATCGGCACAGGTGCAGTGTCCATCAGTTCCGCCGCCGTCGAATTAGTAGATACTAAAGTAGATAACCTTTCAGATCTAAAAATAGCCATTATCGGTGCAGGTAAAATGTCTCGCCTCTTAGTGCAACACCTTGCCTCTAAAGGAGTAAGCGCCATTAGTATCGTAAATCGCTCTGCCAGTCGAGCTAAAGAATTGGCCAAAAAATTTCCCCAAGTAAATTTAGCCATTCACAACCTTGATGAGATGATGGCCGTGGTAGAAACTTCTGATTTAGTATTTACCAGCACAGGGGCAACCCAACCCATATTAACGAAAGAGAATTTATCACCCCTCAATATTACCGATTCTTTGATGTTAGTAGATATTTCCGTACCTCTCAACGTGTCTGGGGATGTGGAAGAATTAGATTTTATTAAGTCCTACAATGTAGATGATTTAAAAGCCGTAGTAGCCCAAAACCATGCCTCTCGCCGAGAAATGGCACGAGAAGCCGAAGCCCTATTAGAAGAAGAAATCGAATCCTTTGAGCTATGGTGGCAATCCTTGGAAACAGTACCCACTATCAGTTGTTTACGTACGAAAATTGAAGGTATCAGAGAGCAAGAATTAGAAAAAGCCCTTTCTCGTTTGGGTAGTGAGTTTGGGGAAAAACATCAAGAGGTTATCGAAGCCCTTACCAGAGGTATTGTTAATAAAATTCTCCATGATCCCATGGTACAATTGAGAGCGCAACAGGATATAGAAGCAAGACGCAAGGCTTTACATACCCTACAAACTCTCTTTAACCTCGAAATTTCTGAACAGTTTAGCTAA
- the der gene encoding ribosome biogenesis GTPase Der, with the protein MLPIVAVIGRPNVGKSALVNRLSGEQDAIVFDEPGITRDRTYRPGFWQDREFQIVDTGGLVFDDDTEFLPYIREQAQAALSEAVVALFVVDGKLGLTAGDEEIASWLRTQNVPIVLVVNKCESENQGLAQAAEFWNLGLGEPFPISAIHGNGTGEMLDELIKHIPSVDEIEQEEEIRVAIIGRPNVGKSSLLNALTGESRAIVSPVSGTTRDAIDMIVRRGDKTYRLIDTAGIRRKKNVDYGAEFFGINRAFKAIRRADVVLFVIDILDGVTEQDLKLAGRIIEEGRAAVIVANKWDAVEKDSHTIYEYQKMLDDRLFFMEWAERVFVSAMTGKRVDNILDLVDRAAEGHRKRVSTSVINEVIEEAVKWHSPPTSRQGKQGRIYYGTQVTVKPPSIALFVNDPKRLDEGYRRYMEKQFRQQLGFKGTPLRLFWRGKRLREGENMGVNRATKV; encoded by the coding sequence ATGCTTCCTATTGTTGCCGTAATCGGGCGCCCTAATGTGGGTAAGTCTGCCCTTGTTAATCGTTTATCGGGGGAACAAGATGCGATCGTTTTTGATGAACCTGGTATTACAAGAGATCGTACCTATCGCCCTGGTTTCTGGCAAGATAGAGAATTTCAAATCGTAGATACGGGGGGTTTAGTATTTGATGATGATACAGAATTTTTGCCTTACATCAGAGAACAAGCCCAAGCGGCCCTGAGTGAAGCGGTGGTAGCTCTTTTTGTGGTGGATGGTAAGTTAGGATTAACCGCTGGGGATGAAGAAATCGCTTCATGGTTAAGAACCCAAAATGTTCCCATTGTTTTGGTGGTGAATAAGTGTGAGTCAGAAAATCAAGGATTAGCCCAAGCGGCAGAATTTTGGAATTTGGGCTTAGGTGAGCCTTTCCCCATTTCGGCTATCCATGGTAATGGTACGGGGGAAATGTTGGATGAGTTAATTAAGCATATTCCTTCTGTGGATGAAATTGAGCAAGAAGAAGAAATTAGGGTAGCGATTATTGGTCGTCCTAATGTGGGTAAGTCTAGTCTTTTGAATGCTCTGACCGGGGAAAGTAGAGCCATTGTCAGCCCTGTGTCTGGTACTACCCGGGATGCGATCGATATGATTGTTCGTCGAGGGGACAAAACCTATCGTCTTATCGATACTGCGGGAATTAGACGTAAGAAAAATGTTGATTATGGAGCGGAGTTTTTTGGCATTAACCGAGCTTTTAAGGCCATTAGACGGGCGGACGTAGTTTTGTTTGTCATTGATATTTTAGATGGTGTCACTGAGCAAGACTTAAAACTAGCAGGGAGAATTATTGAAGAAGGAAGGGCTGCGGTAATTGTCGCTAATAAATGGGATGCGGTGGAAAAAGATTCCCATACTATTTATGAATATCAAAAAATGTTAGACGATCGCCTTTTCTTCATGGAATGGGCGGAAAGAGTTTTTGTTTCAGCGATGACGGGCAAAAGGGTAGATAATATCCTTGACTTAGTAGATAGAGCAGCGGAAGGACATCGTAAACGGGTTAGCACCTCGGTTATTAATGAAGTCATTGAGGAAGCTGTTAAATGGCACTCCCCCCCCACTAGCCGACAAGGAAAACAAGGGAGAATTTATTATGGTACTCAGGTAACGGTTAAACCCCCTAGTATTGCTTTATTTGTGAATGATCCTAAACGTTTAGATGAGGGTTATCGTCGTTATATGGAAAAACAATTCCGTCAACAATTGGGCTTTAAGGGAACTCCCCTCAGACTGTTTTGGCGTGGTAAACGTTTACGAGAGGGAGAGAATATGGGCGTAAACAGAGCTACCAAAGTTTAA
- a CDS encoding diflavin flavoprotein has protein sequence MVTTPIKTAKRLTTQVENIAPDTTTIRCLDWDRDRFDIEFGLQNGTTYNSYVVKGEKNALIDTSHAKFKSLYFDELKKVINPQDIDYLIISHTEPDHSGLVKDLLDIAPHITVVASKVAIQFLEGFVHQDFKRQIVKNGDQLDIGNGHIFEFVNAPNLHWPDTIFSYDHGTNTLFTCDAFGLHYCSADIYDQDLDAISPDYRFYYECLMGPNARSVLSAMKRMSALGNVKVVANGHGPILKHNVQELLDRYHRWSSEQSKGEKTVAVFYISDYGYSDRLSQSIAKGITKTGVTVEMIDINGTDIHEIPEIVSRSAGIVLGMPPLSDNGDIANKVGAILATVNSKQIFGLYESYGGDDEPIDTFSSKLSDLGLNQIFVPIRIKETPHETTYQTCEESGVDLGQVLTKKAKISKRKALDVDLDKAMGRLSGGLYIITAQKGQETKGAMLASWVSQASFEPPGFTVAVAKDRAIESLLQVEDTFVLNILEEGKYQNLMKHFLKRFPPGADRFEGVKTTVATNQSPILVDALAYLECEVVSRMDCGDHWIVYSKVTTGRVSKSDALTAVHHRKVGNYY, from the coding sequence ATGGTTACAACTCCCATAAAAACAGCAAAACGTCTCACAACTCAGGTGGAAAACATCGCCCCTGATACCACTACTATTCGTTGTCTTGATTGGGATCGAGATCGCTTCGACATCGAATTTGGTTTACAAAATGGAACTACCTATAATTCCTACGTGGTAAAAGGGGAAAAAAATGCCTTAATTGACACTTCCCACGCTAAATTTAAAAGTCTTTATTTTGACGAACTAAAAAAAGTCATTAATCCCCAAGATATAGACTACTTAATTATCTCTCATACCGAGCCTGACCATAGCGGTTTAGTTAAAGATTTATTGGATATTGCCCCCCATATTACTGTGGTAGCTTCTAAGGTAGCCATCCAATTTTTAGAAGGTTTTGTTCATCAAGATTTTAAAAGGCAAATCGTCAAAAACGGTGACCAATTAGACATCGGTAATGGCCATATCTTTGAATTTGTCAACGCCCCCAACCTCCATTGGCCAGATACTATTTTTAGTTATGACCATGGTACTAATACTCTTTTCACCTGTGATGCCTTTGGTTTACACTATTGCAGTGCAGATATATATGACCAAGATTTAGATGCTATTTCCCCAGACTACCGTTTTTATTATGAATGTTTAATGGGGCCTAATGCTCGATCTGTACTTTCTGCCATGAAAAGGATGTCTGCGTTAGGGAATGTTAAAGTAGTAGCCAATGGTCATGGGCCTATCCTAAAACATAATGTTCAAGAATTATTAGATCGTTATCACCGTTGGAGTAGCGAACAAAGTAAGGGAGAAAAAACCGTCGCCGTTTTCTATATCTCTGATTACGGTTATAGCGATCGCCTTTCCCAGTCCATTGCTAAGGGTATCACCAAAACAGGGGTTACGGTGGAAATGATCGACATTAACGGCACCGACATCCACGAAATACCAGAAATAGTGAGTCGCAGTGCGGGAATTGTCCTTGGGATGCCCCCCTTGAGTGATAATGGCGATATTGCCAATAAGGTAGGAGCAATCCTTGCCACGGTTAACAGTAAACAAATTTTTGGTTTATATGAATCCTACGGCGGTGATGATGAACCCATTGACACCTTTTCTTCTAAGTTATCAGATCTTGGTTTAAATCAAATATTCGTCCCCATCCGCATCAAAGAAACTCCCCACGAAACTACCTATCAAACCTGTGAAGAATCAGGAGTTGACTTGGGACAGGTTTTGACCAAAAAAGCCAAAATTAGTAAAAGGAAAGCCTTAGACGTTGATTTAGACAAGGCTATGGGACGTTTAAGCGGGGGTTTATATATTATCACTGCCCAAAAAGGACAGGAAACCAAGGGGGCGATGTTAGCATCATGGGTGAGTCAAGCTAGTTTTGAACCCCCCGGATTTACCGTAGCGGTGGCAAAAGACAGGGCGATCGAATCTTTATTGCAGGTAGAGGATACTTTTGTTTTGAACATCCTTGAGGAAGGAAAATATCAAAACTTAATGAAACATTTTCTTAAAAGATTTCCCCCCGGTGCAGATCGTTTTGAAGGGGTGAAAACCACCGTAGCTACTAATCAATCACCGATTTTAGTAGATGCCCTTGCTTATCTTGAATGTGAGGTAGTTAGTCGCATGGATTGTGGAGATCATTGGATTGTTTATAGTAAGGTTACCACGGGCAGGGTTTCTAAGTCCGATGCTTTAACCGCTGTTCATCATCGTAAAGTCGGGAACTACTATTAA
- a CDS encoding DUF3386 domain-containing protein, translated as MTQTLTAENLFRSAYENRYTWDSDFPGYSCDITLKSKEGTFTAQAKIGADLKFEISGIEDGPVKKAMEQQLWEITIHRVNHSFEKSHGDNTFSFGDKDENGTVEILVGGASEGNRYKVKDNNVCFVYRRMGKGIVAINTFGLLNTDQGYLSTGYDSVYLDAETLQPRGPKTVFNDTFENVDGYYVLTNRTITTEENGEPVTTEYQFSNVVLG; from the coding sequence ATGACTCAGACATTAACCGCAGAAAATCTTTTTCGTTCTGCCTATGAAAACCGCTACACTTGGGATAGTGACTTCCCTGGTTATAGCTGTGATATTACTTTAAAATCTAAAGAGGGAACTTTCACCGCTCAGGCAAAAATTGGAGCGGACTTAAAGTTTGAAATTTCTGGTATTGAAGATGGCCCGGTAAAAAAAGCCATGGAACAACAGTTGTGGGAAATTACTATTCACCGTGTTAACCATAGTTTTGAAAAAAGCCATGGTGATAATACTTTTAGCTTTGGTGACAAGGACGAAAATGGCACGGTGGAAATTTTGGTAGGTGGTGCGTCTGAGGGCAACCGCTATAAAGTGAAGGATAACAATGTTTGTTTTGTTTATCGTCGTATGGGTAAGGGTATTGTTGCCATCAATACTTTTGGCTTGTTAAATACTGATCAAGGTTATCTTTCTACGGGTTATGATTCTGTTTATTTAGATGCGGAAACTCTACAACCTAGAGGGCCTAAAACAGTGTTTAATGATACCTTTGAAAATGTTGATGGTTATTATGTTTTAACTAATCGCACTATCACCACGGAGGAGAATGGTGAGCCTGTTACTACGGAGTATCAATTTTCTAATGTAGTTTTGGGTTAA